The Planktothrix agardhii NIES-204 genomic interval TAATCCTAGTAATGCTAATTCTTCTCGACTCCGAGATTGTCCTGCCAAAAGACTCCCAACTAATCCCCCCACGGCACTAGCCAGTAAATGAAAACTATCAATTTCCATTCCAATTGGTAATAAAATTGAAAGTAGACCCACAACCGTTACTCCCACGGCCGAGCCATAAAAACTGCCCACCAATAACCCCACCGCAGGTAAATTAATCAGAGGTAATTTCAACAAAATAATAATCGGCGTACTCAGGGTTAGCAATAATAATAAAAGCCGATCTCGACGACGTAAACCTCGATGAAATTTCCATTCAACCAATAAAACAATTCCAACTCCGGCACTAACTAACCCCACTAACTTGATTAATCCTTTTGAATTAATTCCCCGTTCACTCAAACCAAAATAATCCAGTAAGACAAAATCCCGTTGAGTAATTTTTTGTCCTCTATTAACAATAACTTCTCCCTTATTAATATTGACTAAAACTGGTTCAATTTTTTGTGCAACTAACTCTGCTCGACGACGGGTGGCCTCGGGATCTTTAACTAAATTTGCTTTTAAAACTTGATTTAACAAATCCGTAGCAAATAATTGAGTTTCTAAAGGAATCGTATATTTAACATGGACTTCAATGGCTTTTTTCAGGATTTCATCGGGTACACCAGGAGCAATCCCCTGGGCTAACATCTCTTGAGTAATTTGAGTAATTCCTGTTTGGGTTTGCAACCAAATTTGATCAGACCAGCCAAAGATAGACTCACTATAAAAGATTGTTTGATCAATAGAGGATTTCTGGGAAAAGGAATTCAATGATGCGGCATATCGCCAACGGGCTTGGGTGACATCGGACAATAATTGTGAAAATTCAACCGGGGTGGTGCGCTGACGGTAAGCCTGTAATTGTCTGAGGGTGTGTTGGCGAATTTCGACTAAGTTGGCTTCTTGCCAATCGGTAAATTTGGTCGGGTTTTTTTTATTAGGGGTTTTTGATGGGGTAGTTGAGGGAATTTGGACAATCACCTGTTCAACTTGGGCGATTAAATCTTGCCATTCTCGTTCTGGAACCCCGCGCAGGTAACTCTGAACTTCCGTCGATAAAATTCCCGTATTCACAAAAGGAAAAGGTTCGGCGATATTGCGGATAGATGCCCCCTGGGCTAATACCTTTTGAATGGTTTGCTCGATATCTTGATTGACGGCATTGTCAATCACTAAAACCGGAATCGCACCAATTTCAGCCGCTTTGCGCTTTTCATCGGTGGTTTTCAGGTCAGGAACATTGGCATCCGAGGGGGCGTTAATGGTTTCCTGGGCAATACGACCGACATCTAATTTGGGTTGGTTGTAAAATCGAACCCCGATAACGCTAGTTAAGGAAACTACACTTACCAAGAAAAAGATTGGACTCGTTAGAGAACTCAATTTTTTTTTGACTTTTCGGGGTTTAGGATTGGATAACAATGAAGGGTTGGAACCGGATAGTTTTGTGGGTGAAGGCTGTATAGGAGGCGAGGCGGAATGGGCGCGGCTACAAAGCCGTTCAATCTGTTGCGTCAGAGTAGGTCGCGTATTCATCTGCTTGGAAACTAGATCAAGGGGTTGAGCAGCCGTTTGAATTTAATTGTATAGTATTGTTTTGAGTTTTTAAGAAAAGCCAATGACCATTGGTTGTAAAGGGCGATATACCCCTGACCAAAGGGCAAACAGACCCTGAGATAACTGTAGCAGTTCTCCCTGAGTGGGGTTGGGTTTTACAGGATTATTTTCGATTTCTGGATGAGTTAAGGGCCAAATAGAGGGGTATTGAAACTCCAAACGCCATTTTACCGGAATTGCGATGTAGCCTTGATAGGCACCGGATAAAGCCCCACTAATGGCTGCTGTGATTTCAGGGTGATATCGGGTTTGTAGCGATCGCAAAACCGTTAAGGAATAGTCTTCTGGGGTGCTGAGAAAACAATAGAAGCCCAGGGCCAAGGCCGTCCAATTTTCAGGATCGAAATGATTTGGAACAGTCGCTTGAGGAGAATAACTGAGTTTTGAGGTTTGGGTCAGTTGATGAACGGCCGTTTCTAAACTGGCTTTTTGCTGTAATAGGGTTTGAACTTGTTCTAATTTAGCCGTTAAAGCGGATTCGGTCGGTAACAGCTTTAATAAATTGGGAATCAGTTGATCGAGTTCTGGATTTTGAGTTAGGATCTCGGCGATCGCGGTCGCCATGACCAAAACCCCATCCCAAATACTAGCCACCTGTTCCGGGCTATTTGATCTTAACTGTTTTAAGTAGATCAAATTATCGTGAAAAAATAGGGCCAGTGGGAAGCCAACAATAGCCACCTCACTCCCTGAATTTAACCCCTGTGGGCATGGTATCGAGGGTTTTTGAGAAATTTCCAATTTTCGAGGTTCTTCCCTCTGGTTCGCCACTAATGCCCAGTAATCAATCGGATTAAATCCTTGATATTTGATTAAGCTTTGAGCGAGTTGGGGAATCAGTTCCCCCCAATTTAGGGAACAACCAGGAGATAGGTTTTCAGACCTGGGTTTAATTTGGCCTAACCGATAACCGAGGACTGTGCCTAGAAAGGCCCCTTGAAATTGGCTAGATAGTGAATATTGGTTCATGGAGAGGATTCTAACGGTTTTTGCCCCTGCAAATGACGAACCAAAGCCTGTAGTCCCAAGCGGTAACTTTCTGCTCCAAATCCACTAATTTGTCCAATCGCCACTGCTGCAATAAAAGAATGATGCCGGAATGGTTCTCGACGGTAAATATTGCTTAGATGTACCTCAACGGTAGGAATCCCAACTCCTGAGATCGCATCTCGCAGGGCAATACTGGTGTGAGTATAGGCTCCGGCATTAATTAGCAAGCCTTGGTGTTGCCCGAATGCGGAGTGTATTGCATCCACCAAAACCCCTTCGTGGTTAGACTGGATGATTGAGAGTTTAACAGAGAGTAACTGAGCCTCCTGTTCCAACAGTCGATTGATTCCTTCTAACGTTGTTTTCCCGTAAATTTCAGGTTCTCGCTGACCCAAGAGATTCAAATTGGGGCCATGCAATACTAAAAGACTTAGCAAAGGATTAACCTTAATCAAATGTTAAATTAACTACCTCCGACGGCGGGGCTCAT includes:
- the aroQ gene encoding 3-dehydroquinate dehydratase — encoded protein: MLSLLVLHGPNLNLLGQREPEIYGKTTLEGINRLLEQEAQLLSVKLSIIQSNHEGVLVDAIHSAFGQHQGLLINAGAYTHTSIALRDAISGVGIPTVEVHLSNIYRREPFRHHSFIAAVAIGQISGFGAESYRLGLQALVRHLQGQKPLESSP